The Streptomyces sp. NBC_00569 genomic sequence CCGCCGAGTATGACGTTCCGCTCGCCCGTCAGGTCGTTCATGAGCGCCGCGTTCACACCGAGGAGCGAGGGCTGGCCATCGGTGAAGACCTTGCCCTTCTCCGCCGGCAGGAGCCCGGCGATCGCGCGCAGCAGGGTCGACTTGCCGGACCCGTTCGAGCCGATCAGGCCGATCGCCTCGCCGCGGTACGCGGTGAAGGTGACGCCCTTGACGGCGTGCACCTTGCGGACCCCGCGCTCGTCGCCGCGCTTGACGATGCGGCTCAGCGCGGAGGTCGCGCTGCCCTTGCCCGTCTTGGCGCCGTTGACGCGGTACACGATGTGCAGCCCGTCCGCGATGACGGTCGGAATGTGTCCCTTGCCTGCGTTCTTGCCCAGGATGTCTTCGTCAGCCACGGCCGTACCGCTCCTCTGCCTTCCAGAAGTAGACGAAGCCGCCGACGGCGACCAGCACCGACCAGCCGGCCGCGACCGCCCACACGTGCGGCGGCAGGTTCCCGGAGCCGTATCCGTCGATGAGCGCGAAGCGCATCAGGTCCATGTAGATGGCGGCCGGGTTCCACTGCAGCAGGTCGGCGACCCACGCGGGCTTGTCGGCCAGCATGATCGGGATGGAGAACATCACGCCGGACGCGTACATCCACGTACGCATCACGAACGGCATCAGCTGCGCCAGGTCCGGGGTCTTCGAGCCCAACCTCGCCATGATCAGCGCGAGTCCGGTGTTGAAGAGGAACTGGAGCGCGAGCACCGGGATGATCAGCAGCCAGGACAGACCCGGGTAGCTGCCGAAGCCGACCGCGACGATGAACAGGACGATCATCGAGAACAGCAGCTGCTGGAGCTGCTGGAGCGCGAACGAGATCGGCAGCGAGGCCCGTGGGAAGTGCAGCGCGCGCACCAGGCCCAGATTGCCCGAGATCGCCCTCACGCCCGCCATCACCGAGCTCTGCGTGAAGGTGAAGACGAAGACGCCCGTGACCAGGAACGGGATGTACACGTCCATCGACATGCCCCGGCTGGCGTGCAGGATGAGGCCGAAGATGAGGTAGTACACGGCCGCGTTCAGCAGCGGCGTCGCCACCTGCCAGAGCTGGCCGAGCTTGGCCTGGCTGTACTGGGCGGTGAGCTTCGCCTGCGAGAAGGCGAGGATGAAGTGACGCCGCCCCCACAGCTGGCGGACGTACTCGAACAGGCCCGGCCTGGCACCACTGACGGTCAGACCGTACTTGGTGGCCAGGTCGGCCGGGGACAGCCCCTCGTCGGGCGACGGACGCGCGGTCACCGCGACACCGCCGTCATGCGTTGTCTCACTCACTAGTGGAAACTTTCGTCTTCAAAGTGCGCAGCCTGGTCGGGTAGGCACGGGCCAGGGACCGGGGTACGGGCCGAATGCTCTCAGACACGAGCTTGTCAGATGATGGGAGGTCGGCCCAGTCGGGTCAGGCGCCACACCGTACGCCACTTCATGGGACGCCTGGGGCCGCACGGGCTCGTCCAGCCTTCCTTGAACCCGCCGAACCAGGCCTTGAGCGCAGGTCCGGAGGGGCGGCGGGCGAGCGTGAGGAGCAGCCAGACCCCGAGGTAGACGGGGACGATGAGCGCGGGCAGATTACGGCGGGCGAGCCAGACCCGGTTCCTGGCGACCATACGGTGGTAGACCGCGTGCCGGGAAGGAGCCGTCGTCGGGTGGTGCAGCACCATGTCCGCGCGGTAGTCGATCATCCAGCCCGCGTCGAGGGCACGCCAGGCGAGGTCGGTCTCCTCGTGGGCGTAGAAGAACTCGTCGGGCAGGCCGCCGACCTCGGCGAGGACGCTGGTGCGCACCGCGTTGGCGCCGCCGAGGAACGTGGTGACGCGCGAGGAGCGCATCGGGTCGGCGGCGCGCAGGCGCGGGACGTGACGGCGCTGGGTGACACCGGTCTCCGGGTCGGCGATCCGGAAGCTGACGATGCCCAGCTTCGGATCGGCCTCGAAGGCCTCGCGGCACAGCTGAGCGGTGTCGGTGTTCGGCAGGAGGCCGTCGTCGTCGAGGAAGAGCAGCACGTCCACGTCGGAGCCCGAGGGCCCGAAGGCCTCGATGCCGACGTTGCGGCCGCCCGGGATACCGAGGTTCTCGGGCAGTTCGACGGTACGGACACCGGCGGGGACGTCGGGGACCGGGGAGCCGTTGCCGACCACGACCACCTCGACCCGGTCGCCGTCCTGCTTGGCGACGGAGTCGAGGAGGGCGCGCAGCTCCTCGGGGCGGTTGCCCATGGTGATGATCACCGCGCCGACCTTCATCCGCGTACTCACTTCAGCCTGCTCGACGCCAGGATGGACACCAGGTGCAGCAGGGTCTGGAGCAGCGCGATGCCGGCCAGGACCGCCACGCCCAGGCGCGTGAAGAACAGGTCGCCCCGGATCTGGTCGACGATCGCGAGGACCAGGATCAGCAGCGACGCCTCGATGCCGAGGATGAGGCGGTGGAACTTGAGCGCCGACGCCGCCTTGCGGGCGAGCGCCATGCCGGAGGCCTGGATCTCGGACGCGGACTCCTTGACCTGCTCCTTGCCGCTCTGCGCGCGGGCCACGCCGACCAGGTCCGTCTCGGCCTTGATCAGGATGGCGCCGAGCGCGGCGAGCGTGCCGAGGAAGGCCCACAGCCAGTCGATCCGGCCGGAACCCCACAGGTCGGCGGCGCGCAGACCGAAGCCCACGAGGACCGCGGCATCGGTCAGGTACGCGCCGACACGGTCCATCCAGACGCCGGTGAGCGAGTACTGCTTGCGCCAGCGGGCGATCTCGCCGTCGACACAGTCGAGCAGCAGGTACAGCTGGACCGCGACGACGCCGAGGACGGCACCCCAGATACCCGGGACCAGCAGTGCGGGGGCCGCGAGGACGCCGCAGACGGTCATCAGGTAGGTCAGCTGGTTGGGGCTGACCTTGGTGTTCACGAGGTGGCGGTCGATGCGCAGCGAGATCTCGCGCATGTAGAGCCGGCCGCCCCAGTGCTCGCCGCTGCGCCGGTCCTTCACCCCCGCGGGGTGAACGACCGGGCGCAGCTCAGCTACTGATGGCTTTTGCATAGTCGGCGTAGGCGTCCCTGATCTGGTCGGCGTTGAGGTTGAGGTGCTCGAGGATCGTGTAGCGGCCGGGGCGCGTCTGCGGGGCGAAGAGCACCGCGTCCACGAGGTCCTGGTCGCTGTAGCCCATCTCCTTGGCGAGGACCGGCAGGCCGTGCCGGCGCAGCGTCTCGACCATGTCCTTCGCGGTGTCGTGATCACCGCGAAGGAACGTGGCGAACGCCCCGCCGAACCCGCACTGCTCCCCGTGCTGCGCGTTGCGCTTGGGGAAGAGCAGGTCGAAGGCGTGGCAGATCTCGTGGCAGGCGCCCGAGGCGGGCCTCGAGTCCCCGGCCACGGACATCGCGAGACCGCACATCACCAGCGACTCGGCGAGCACGCTGAGGAAGTCGTCGTCACCGATGCCGCCCGGGTGCCGCAGCACCGCGTGCGCGGCCTGGCGGGCCATGGCGGCGGCCAGGCCGTCGACCTGCTCGCCGTTGACCTCGTGCGAGAGCTCCCAGTCGGCGACGGCGGAGATCTTGCAGATGACATCGCCGATGCCGGCCCGGACGAACCGGGCGGGGGCGTCCCGGATGACGTCGAGGTCGATGACCACGCCGATCGGGCTCGGCACACCGTACGAGCCACGGCCCGCGTCGTTGTCCAGCGTCGCGACCGGAGAGCACAGACCGTCGTGCGCGAGGTTCGTGGCAACGGCCACCAGCGGCAGGCCCACCCGGGCCGCCGCGTACTTCGCACAGTCGACGACCTTGCCACCGCCCAGCGAGACCACCGCGTCGTAGCGGCCCGCCTTCTTTATCGAGTCGGCGAGCTTGACGGCGCCGTCGATGGTGCCGTCCGCGTCGTCGAACCAGTCCGCGCCCGGGAACGCCGGTGCGAACCGCTCCCTGAGGACCTTGCCGGAAGCGCCATTGCTGATCGCGAAGGCGAGCTTGCCGGTGGGGGCGATGCGCTGGTCGGTGAGGATGGTGGCGAGGTCGTCCAGCGCGCCGGCCCGGATGTCGACGACGACCGGACTCGGCATGAGCCGGGTCAGTACTGGCACGCGATCTCCCGGGCCTTGGCGAGGTCGTCGTGGTTGTCGATCTCGACCCACTTCACGTCGCCGATCGGGGCGACGTCGACCTTGAAGCCGCGGTTCACGAGCTCCTGGTAGCCGTCCTCGTAGTACAGCTGCGGGTCACGCTCGTACGTGGCCTTCAGGGCGTCGGCCAGCTCGTCGGCGGCCTCGCCCTCGATGAGGGTGACGCCGATGTACTCGCCGGTGGCCTCGGACGGCTCCATCAGCTTCGTGATCTTCTGGACGCCCGTCTCGGGGTCCACGACGACCTTCATCTCCTCGTCGCCCAGGTCCTTGACGGTGTCCAGGGCGAGGATGATCTTCTTGCCGTTGCCGCGGGCGGCGAGCAGCGTCTTCTCCACGGAGACCGGGTGCACCGTGTCGCCGTTGGCGAGGATCACCGTGTGCTTGATGGCGTCACGGCCGCACCACAGGGAGTAGGCGTTGTTCCACTTCTCGGCGACGTCGTTCTCGATCAGCGTCAGCTTCAGGCCGTACTTCGCCTCGAGCGCCGCCTGGCGCTCGTAGACGACCTCCTTGCGGTAGCCGACGATGATGCCGACCTCGGTGAGGCCGATCTCGGCGAAGTTCTTCAGGGTGAAGTCGAGGACGGAGAGCTCGTTCTCGGTTCCCTCGCCCGCGACGGGCACGAGCGCCTTGGGGAGCGTCTCGGTGTAGGGGCGGAGCCGGCTGCCTGCGCCGGCGGCCAGGACGAGGCCGATCATGCGGGTTCTCCTTCATCGTGTACGGCGGGTGCTCCAGCAGAGACCCAGAAGCGGATGCTCTCGGCGAGCACCACGAGTGCCACGAACCCGGCGAGCGCCGTGAGCGCGACGGTGAAATCTGTTGCGGTGAGCAGCACGGCGATCGCGGTGACCACCAGCGTCCTGCCCTCGTGCCCGCCGATCGCCCGGACCAGCCAGTGCGGGGGCGCGCCGGTGCCACCGCGGATGCGGTACACCGTGTCGTAGTGATGGTAGGCGACCGCGGCCACCAGTCCGAAAGCCGCCGGCAACGCTCCGTTCACGTCCGCTTTCGCTGCGATGAGCAGGATCGTGCCGTATTCGGCGGCGCGGAAGACGGGAGGGACCAGCCAGTCGAGGGGGCCCTTGAGGGGGCGCGAGACGGCCGCGGCGGAGGTCAGCGCGTAGACGGCGGCGCCGAGGACGGGCCACCAGCTGCCGTAGCCCGACAGCGCGGTGGCGAGCACGAGGGCCAGGGCGCCGAGCGCCGCGATCGCCGGGGCCATGTGACGAGGCACACCGCGCACCGCGCGCTGGAGCAGTTCACTCAGCGGCCCGCTGTCGGAGAGCTCCGCGAGGGCCTGCGCGGCCCGGTCCGTGCGGGTGGCCCGGCGGGTCAGCGAGCGCAGGACGCGGCCGGCCGTGGTGTACGTCGCCGCGAGGGCGCAGCCGATCAGCAGGACGATGAACGTGATGCGCGGCGTCGTCAGCGCGGTGAGTACCGCGATCAGGGCCCAGCGTTCGCCGATCGGCAGCACTATCATCCGGCGCACCCAGACCGTCCACCCGACGCTGTCGAGCTTGTCCGAGAGGGCCGCGGTGGGGCTGGTGTTGGCCGTCGCGTCGTGGTTCGCCTCGTTGAAGGAGAAGTCCACGACATGGCGGCAGGTCTGCAGGACCATCGCGCCGAGCGCGAGTGCCCACACGTCGTCACCGCCGCGGGCCGCGCCGAGCGCGAGGCCCGCGTAGTAGGCGTACTCCTTGGCGCGGTCGAAGGTCGCGTCGAGCCAGGCGCCGAGCGTCGAGTACTGCAGGGAGTAGCGGGCGAGCTGCCCGTCCGTGCAGTCCAGGACGAAGGAGAAGAGGAGGAGCAGCCCCGCGGCGACAAAGCCGGCGCGGGTGCCGGTGGCCGCGCAGCCCGCCGCGATCAGCGCGGTGAACAGCGAGGCGGTCGTCACCTGGTTCGGGGTGAGACCGCGCCGGGCGCACCAGCGGGCGATGTAGCGGGAGTACGGGCTGATGCAGTAGGTCGTGAAGAAGCCGTCGCGGGCCTTGACCGCCG encodes the following:
- a CDS encoding ABC transporter permease; protein product: MSETTHDGGVAVTARPSPDEGLSPADLATKYGLTVSGARPGLFEYVRQLWGRRHFILAFSQAKLTAQYSQAKLGQLWQVATPLLNAAVYYLIFGLILHASRGMSMDVYIPFLVTGVFVFTFTQSSVMAGVRAISGNLGLVRALHFPRASLPISFALQQLQQLLFSMIVLFIVAVGFGSYPGLSWLLIIPVLALQFLFNTGLALIMARLGSKTPDLAQLMPFVMRTWMYASGVMFSIPIMLADKPAWVADLLQWNPAAIYMDLMRFALIDGYGSGNLPPHVWAVAAGWSVLVAVGGFVYFWKAEERYGRG
- a CDS encoding glycosyltransferase family 2 protein; translated protein: MKVGAVIITMGNRPEELRALLDSVAKQDGDRVEVVVVGNGSPVPDVPAGVRTVELPENLGIPGGRNVGIEAFGPSGSDVDVLLFLDDDGLLPNTDTAQLCREAFEADPKLGIVSFRIADPETGVTQRRHVPRLRAADPMRSSRVTTFLGGANAVRTSVLAEVGGLPDEFFYAHEETDLAWRALDAGWMIDYRADMVLHHPTTAPSRHAVYHRMVARNRVWLARRNLPALIVPVYLGVWLLLTLARRPSGPALKAWFGGFKEGWTSPCGPRRPMKWRTVWRLTRLGRPPII
- a CDS encoding CDP-alcohol phosphatidyltransferase family protein yields the protein MQKPSVAELRPVVHPAGVKDRRSGEHWGGRLYMREISLRIDRHLVNTKVSPNQLTYLMTVCGVLAAPALLVPGIWGAVLGVVAVQLYLLLDCVDGEIARWRKQYSLTGVWMDRVGAYLTDAAVLVGFGLRAADLWGSGRIDWLWAFLGTLAALGAILIKAETDLVGVARAQSGKEQVKESASEIQASGMALARKAASALKFHRLILGIEASLLILVLAIVDQIRGDLFFTRLGVAVLAGIALLQTLLHLVSILASSRLK
- a CDS encoding iron-containing alcohol dehydrogenase family protein — translated: MPVLTRLMPSPVVVDIRAGALDDLATILTDQRIAPTGKLAFAISNGASGKVLRERFAPAFPGADWFDDADGTIDGAVKLADSIKKAGRYDAVVSLGGGKVVDCAKYAAARVGLPLVAVATNLAHDGLCSPVATLDNDAGRGSYGVPSPIGVVIDLDVIRDAPARFVRAGIGDVICKISAVADWELSHEVNGEQVDGLAAAMARQAAHAVLRHPGGIGDDDFLSVLAESLVMCGLAMSVAGDSRPASGACHEICHAFDLLFPKRNAQHGEQCGFGGAFATFLRGDHDTAKDMVETLRRHGLPVLAKEMGYSDQDLVDAVLFAPQTRPGRYTILEHLNLNADQIRDAYADYAKAISS
- a CDS encoding phosphocholine cytidylyltransferase family protein; amino-acid sequence: MIGLVLAAGAGSRLRPYTETLPKALVPVAGEGTENELSVLDFTLKNFAEIGLTEVGIIVGYRKEVVYERQAALEAKYGLKLTLIENDVAEKWNNAYSLWCGRDAIKHTVILANGDTVHPVSVEKTLLAARGNGKKIILALDTVKDLGDEEMKVVVDPETGVQKITKLMEPSEATGEYIGVTLIEGEAADELADALKATYERDPQLYYEDGYQELVNRGFKVDVAPIGDVKWVEIDNHDDLAKAREIACQY
- a CDS encoding DUF5941 domain-containing protein; translated protein: MSTAIVTGQPVPGSSLEGELRALGFDVRLAPDAAQAGAALAAVPAGQRVALVDAGFVGHTHALRLGLTDPRFAASAVPGAVSVQPAAREALTGALRDAAQGSSPTDSAARAGTLAGVLADRVAERLTASGTEVHHPELGELVAAVPADPQARNEARQAVAAVDDEAIRLRTAVKARDGFFTTYCISPYSRYIARWCARRGLTPNQVTTASLFTALIAAGCAATGTRAGFVAAGLLLLFSFVLDCTDGQLARYSLQYSTLGAWLDATFDRAKEYAYYAGLALGAARGGDDVWALALGAMVLQTCRHVVDFSFNEANHDATANTSPTAALSDKLDSVGWTVWVRRMIVLPIGERWALIAVLTALTTPRITFIVLLIGCALAATYTTAGRVLRSLTRRATRTDRAAQALAELSDSGPLSELLQRAVRGVPRHMAPAIAALGALALVLATALSGYGSWWPVLGAAVYALTSAAAVSRPLKGPLDWLVPPVFRAAEYGTILLIAAKADVNGALPAAFGLVAAVAYHHYDTVYRIRGGTGAPPHWLVRAIGGHEGRTLVVTAIAVLLTATDFTVALTALAGFVALVVLAESIRFWVSAGAPAVHDEGEPA